Proteins encoded together in one Portunus trituberculatus isolate SZX2019 chromosome 39, ASM1759143v1, whole genome shotgun sequence window:
- the LOC123515718 gene encoding tubulin alpha-1 chain-like — MRECISIHVGQAGVQMGNACWELYCLEHGISPDGTMPSDKTVGEGDDSFNTFFSETGSGKHVPRAVFVDLEPSVIDEVRTGAYRQLFHPEQLITGKEDAANNYARGHYTIGKEIVDIVLDRTRRLADQCTGLQGFLVFHSFGGGTGSGFTSLLMERLSVDYGKKSKLEFAIYPAPQVATAVVEPYNAILTTHTTLEHSECAFMVDNEAIYDICRRNMNIERPTYTNLNRLIGQIVSSITASLRFDGALNVDLTEFQTNLVPYPRIHFPLVTYAPVISAEKAYHEQISVSEITNACFEPANQMVKCDPRRGKYMACCLLYRGDVVPKDVNAAIAAIKTKRTIQFVEWCPTGFKVGINYQPPTVVPGADLAKVPRAVCMLSNTTAIAEAWERLDHKFDLMYAKRAFVHWYVGEGMEEGEFSEAREDLAALEKDYEEVAMDSILEEDEGEEEM; from the exons ATG CGTGAGTGCATCAGCATCCATGTTGGTCAGGCGGGCGTGCAGATGGGCAATGCCTGCTGGGAGCTGTACTGCCTGGAGCATGGCATTTCCCCGGATGGCACCATGCCCTCTGACAAGACAGTGGGGGAGGGTGATGACTCCTTCAATACCTTCTTCAGCGAGACTGGCAGCGGGAAGCACGTGCCCAGAGCTGTCTTTGTGGACCTGGAGCCCTCAGTCATAG ATGAAGTGCGAACAGGAGCATACCGCCAACTGTTCCACCCCGAGCAACTCATCACTGGGAAGGAGGATGCAGCCAACAACTACGCCCGAGGCCACTACACCATTGGCAAGGAGATCGTCGATATCGTCTTGGACAGAACCCGAAGACTGGCCGATCAGTGCACTGGTCTACAA GGATTCCTGGTGTTCCACTCCTTCGGTGGTGGCACTGGCTCTGGCTTCACCTCTCTCTTGATGGAGCGCCTCTCAGTTGATTATGGCAAGAAGAGCAAGCTGGAGTTTGCCATTTATCCTGCACCCCAG GTGGCAACAGCAGTGGTGGAGCCTTACAATGCAatcctcacaacacacacaacgctGGAACACTCAGAATGTGCCTTTATGGTGGACAACGAGGCTATCTATGACATCTGTCGACGCAACATGAACATTGAGCGGCCCACCTACACCAATCTCAACCGTCTTATTGGTCAAATTGTCTCCTCTATCACTGCCTCCCTCAG gTTCGATGGAGCCCTCAATGTTGACCTGACAGAATTCCAGACCAACCTTGTACCATACCCAAGGATCCACTTCCCCCTTGTAACCTATGCACCAGTCATCTCAGCAGAAAAGGCTTACCATGAGCAAATATCAGTTTCTGAGATTACCAATGCCTGTTTTGAGCCTGCCAATCAG ATGGTGAAGTGTGACCCACGGCGTGGCAAGTATATGGCCTGCTGCCTCCTGTACCGAGGGGATGTTGTGCCCAAGGACGTCAATGCTGCCATTGCCGCCATCAAGACTAAGCGAACCATCCAGTTTGTTGAGTGGTGTCCAACTGGCTTTAAG GTGGGAATCAACTACCAGCCACCCACGGTTGTGCCAGGAGCTGACCTGGCCAAGGTGCCACGAGCCGTCTGTATGCTGTCCAACACTACTGCTATTGCCGAGGCCTGGGAACGCCTGGACCACAAGTTTGATTTGATGTATGCCAAGCGAGCCTTTGTACACTGGTATGTTGGGGAGGGcatggaagaaggagagtttTCTGAGGCCCGAGAGGACTTGGCAGCACTTGAGAAGGACTATGAGGAGGTGGCTATGGACAGCAT